Proteins encoded in a region of the Corvus hawaiiensis isolate bCorHaw1 chromosome 18, bCorHaw1.pri.cur, whole genome shotgun sequence genome:
- the FBXO21 gene encoding F-box only protein 21, which produces MAAEAAGPPGPGSGSGGSGTGLTDLPGELLELILCCDVLGAADIGRVSCTCRRLREACQPRGKVWRERFRLRWPSLLKYYSHSDSVSWLEEYKARHNAGLEAQRIVASFSKRFFSEHVPCDGFSDIETLGCPSHFFEDELMCILNMEGRKGLTWKYYAKKILYFLRQQNILKNLKEYLQRPTERQSFLEGAVLIDQYCNPLSDICLKSVQAQVDDITDKVRKVLRTKNPRHPSLASKAGEVLIPEVELQRQVLDAMNCVLYEQLKYKGNELDYYNSLNSYIHQVLIRRTGIPISLSVLYLTIARQLGVKLEPVNFPSHFLLRWCQGKEGSTDIFDYTYIDAFGKGKQLTVKECEYLIGHHVTEEFYGVVTSKEVLQRMVGNLLNLGKRESTDQSYQLLRDSLDLYLAMYPDNVQHLMLQARLYFHLGIWPEKVLDILQHIQALDPSQHGAVGYLVQHTLEHIERRKEELGPEVKHRSDEKHKEVCFSIGLIMKHKRYGYNCVIYGWDPACMMGHEWIRNMNVHSLPHGPHQPFYNVLVEDGSCRYAAQENLEHNSEPREIPHPDIGRYFSEFTGLHYLANTELEIRYPEDLELTRATVQKIYSSGKE; this is translated from the exons ATGGCGGCGGAGGCCGCGGGCCCgccggggcccggcagcggcagcggcggcagcgggacGGGCCTGACGGACCTGCcgggagagctgctggagctcatCCTCTGCTGCGACGTGCTGGGCGCCGCCGACATCGGCCGCGTGTCCTGCACCTGCCGCCGGCTGCGCGAGGCGTGCCAGCCCCGCGGCAAGGTGTGGCGGGAGCGCTTCCGCCTCAG GTGGCCGTCCCTGCTGAAGTACTACAGCCACAGTGACAGCGTCAGCTGGCTGGAGGAGTACAAGGCACGGCACAACGCGGGGCTGGAAGCCCAGAGGATTGTGGCTTCCTTCTCCAAAAGGTTCTTCTCAGAACAT GTCCCCTGTGACGGATTCAGTGACATTGAGACTCTGGGCTGCCCGAGCCATTTCTTTGAGGATGAGCTGATGTGCATCCTTAACATGGAAGGAAG GAAAGGTCTCACCTGGAAGTACTATGCAAAGAAAATTCTCTATTTCCTGCGGCAGCAGAATATATTGAAGAACCTGAAGGAATATCTGCAGCGCCCCACGGAGCGGCAGTCGTTCCTGGAGG GTGCTGTTTTGATTGATCAGTACTGCAACCCCCTGTCAGACATCTGCCTGAAGAGTGTCCAGGCTCAGGTGGACGATATCACAGACAAAGTGCGCAAAGTGCTGCGGACCAAGAACCCCAGGCACCCCAGCTTGGCTTCCAAGGCAG GAGAGGTTCTCATTCCAGAAGTGGAACTTCAGAGGCAGGTTCTTGATGCCATGAACTGTGTCCTGTATGAGCAGCTCAAATACAAAGGAAATGAGCTGGATTACTACAACTCCCTGAATTCCTACATTCaccag GTTCTGATCCGCAGGACAGGAATTCCCATCAGTTTGTCTGTGCTTTATTTAACAATTGCCAGGCAGCTGGGAGTCAAACTGGAGCCTGTCAACTTTCCCAGCCATTTCCTACTGCGGTGGTGTCAAGGGAAAGAAGG AAGCACAGATATTTTTGACTACACCTACATCGATGCCTTTGGGAAGGGGAAGCAGCTGACAGTGAAGGAGTGCGAGTACCTGATCGGGCACCACGTGACAGAGGAGTTCTATGGAGTGGTGACTTCCAAGGAGGTCTTGCAGCGGATGGTGGGGAATCTCCTGAACCTTGGGAAACG AGAGAGCACTGACCAGTCCTACCAGCTCCTGAGAGACTCCTTGGACCTGTACCTGGCCATGTATCCAGACAATGTGCAGCACCTCATGCTCCAGGCCAGGTTATACTTCCACCTGGGAATCTGGCCAGAAAAG GTCCTGGACATCCTGCAGCACATCCAGGCCCTGGACCCATCCCAGCACGGGGCTGTGGGGTACCTGGTGCAGCACACCCTGGAGCACATCGAGCGGCGCAAGGAGGAGCTGGGCCCCGAGGTCAAGCACCGCTCGGATGAGAAGCACAAGGAGGTTTGCTTCTCCATTGGGCTCATCATGAAACACAAGAG GTATGGCTATAACTGTGTGATTTATGGCTGGGATCCTGCCTGCATGATGGGACACGAGTGGATCCGGAATATGAACGTGCACAGCCTCCCCCACGGCCCCCACCAGCCCTTCTACAACGTCCTGGTGGAAGATGGCTCCTGCAGATACGCTGCCCAAG AGAACCTGGAGCACAACTCTGAGCCTCGGGAGATCCCTCACCCCGACATCGGCCGCTATTTCTCCGAGTTCACCGGCCTTCACTACCTGGCAAATACCGAGCTGGAAATTCGGTACCCGGAGGATTTGGAGCTCACTCGAGCCACGGTGCAGAAAATTTACAGTTCAGGCAAGGAGTGA